A stretch of Amycolatopsis balhimycina FH 1894 DNA encodes these proteins:
- the kstD gene encoding 3-oxosteroid 1-dehydrogenase produces the protein MTEQFDVVVVGSGAAGMTAALAAAHHGLSVVVLEKAACFGGSTARSGGGVWLPGNHALRAAGIDEPPERAREYLASIVGDVVPAVRRETFLAHGPEVLRFVCDHTPLKFRWVRDYSDYHPEAPGGRSGGRSVEPVAFDGNLLGAELAHLEPPYSAPPLGVPITQADYRWLSLLARHPRGAVRMLSLGRQWLVGKLRGQRLLSMGQALAAGLRVGLAQAGVEVRLNTALTDLRVDDDRVTGVVTENGVIHARRGVILGSGGFERNLEMREKYQRAPIGVDWTVGAEANTGDGITAGLKLGAALDLMDDAWWGPSLPLTGGPWFALAERSRPRCIMVDAHGKRFANESAPYVEAVHAMYGDGDGPGEHIPTWLVFDQRYKDRYMFTGIGPRQPLPGRWFKAGIAAKSSSLAGLAAKIEVPAEALEATVERFNGFARKGVDEDFHRGVSKYDHYYGDPRNKPNPSLGPLDKAPFYAVKIVPGDLGTKGGLRTDEHAQVLREDGSVVPGLYAAGNASAAVMGRTYAGPGATIGPAMVFGYLAATRLAHEDQGTTGGQR, from the coding sequence ATGACGGAGCAGTTCGACGTCGTCGTGGTCGGCAGCGGCGCCGCCGGGATGACTGCCGCGCTGGCTGCGGCCCACCATGGCCTGAGCGTAGTGGTCCTCGAGAAAGCAGCCTGCTTCGGCGGCTCGACCGCCCGCTCCGGCGGCGGCGTCTGGCTGCCCGGCAACCACGCGCTGCGCGCCGCCGGGATCGACGAGCCGCCCGAGCGGGCGCGCGAGTACCTGGCCTCGATCGTCGGCGACGTCGTCCCGGCCGTCCGGCGCGAGACGTTCCTCGCGCACGGCCCCGAAGTGCTGCGGTTCGTCTGCGACCACACGCCGCTGAAGTTCCGCTGGGTCCGCGACTACAGCGACTACCACCCCGAAGCCCCCGGCGGGCGCAGCGGCGGCCGGTCCGTCGAGCCGGTCGCCTTCGACGGCAACCTGCTCGGCGCCGAGCTGGCCCACCTCGAACCGCCGTACAGCGCTCCCCCGCTGGGCGTGCCGATCACCCAGGCGGACTACCGCTGGCTGAGCCTGCTGGCCCGCCACCCCCGCGGCGCCGTCCGGATGCTGTCGCTGGGCCGGCAGTGGCTCGTCGGCAAACTCCGCGGGCAGCGGCTGCTGAGCATGGGGCAAGCGCTTGCGGCCGGGCTCCGGGTCGGGCTCGCCCAGGCCGGCGTCGAGGTCCGGCTCAACACCGCGCTGACCGACCTGCGGGTCGACGACGACCGCGTGACCGGCGTCGTCACCGAAAACGGCGTCATCCACGCGCGGCGAGGCGTGATCCTCGGCAGCGGCGGCTTCGAGCGGAACCTGGAGATGCGCGAGAAGTACCAGCGCGCGCCGATCGGTGTCGACTGGACCGTCGGCGCTGAGGCCAACACCGGCGACGGCATCACCGCCGGCCTCAAGCTGGGCGCCGCTCTCGACCTGATGGACGACGCCTGGTGGGGGCCGTCCCTGCCGCTCACCGGCGGCCCGTGGTTCGCGCTCGCCGAGCGGTCGCGGCCGCGCTGCATCATGGTCGACGCGCACGGGAAGCGGTTCGCCAACGAGTCGGCGCCGTACGTCGAGGCCGTGCACGCGATGTACGGCGACGGCGACGGGCCGGGCGAGCACATCCCCACCTGGCTGGTGTTCGACCAGCGCTACAAGGACCGGTACATGTTCACCGGCATCGGGCCGCGCCAGCCGCTGCCCGGCCGCTGGTTCAAGGCCGGGATCGCGGCGAAGTCGTCGTCACTGGCCGGGCTGGCCGCGAAGATCGAGGTCCCGGCCGAAGCCTTGGAAGCGACCGTCGAGCGCTTCAACGGCTTCGCACGCAAGGGCGTCGACGAAGACTTCCACCGCGGGGTCAGCAAGTACGACCACTACTACGGCGACCCGCGCAACAAACCCAACCCCAGCCTCGGTCCCCTGGACAAGGCGCCGTTCTACGCGGTGAAGATCGTGCCCGGCGACCTGGGGACCAAGGGCGGGCTGCGCACCGACGAGCACGCGCAGGTACTGCGCGAAGACGGTTCGGTGGTGCCCGGGCTCTACGCCGCGGGCAACGCCAGCGCGGCCGTGATGGGCCGGACGTACGCCGGGCCGGGCGCGACCATCGGTCCCGCCATGGTGTTCGGCTACCTTGCGGCGACGCGGCTGGCGCACGAAGATCAAGGGACCACGGGAGGGCAGCGATGA
- the hsaC gene encoding iron-dependent extradiol dioxygenase HsaC has product MGIRSLGYLRVEATDMVAWREYGLKVLGMVEGSGTNPDALYLRMDDFPARLVVSPGSADRLAVTGWEAANAGELAEIRSRLDSASVPYKEGTPDELADRRVDELISFDDPSGNTQEVFHGVALQHRRVVSPYGHKFVTGEQGLGHVVLSTKDDEASLRFYRDVLGFRLRDSMRLPPQMVGRPADGPPAWLRFFGCNPRHHSLAFLPMPTPSGIVHLMVEVENTDDVGLCLDRAIRRKVPMSATLGRHVNDLMLSFYMKTPGGFDVEFGCEGRQVDDDNWIARESTAVSLWGHDFSVGARPPGS; this is encoded by the coding sequence ATGGGCATCCGGTCACTGGGCTACCTCCGCGTCGAAGCCACCGACATGGTGGCCTGGCGCGAGTACGGGCTCAAGGTGCTCGGCATGGTGGAAGGCAGCGGCACCAACCCGGACGCGCTCTACCTGCGGATGGACGACTTCCCCGCGCGGCTGGTCGTCTCGCCCGGGTCCGCGGACCGGCTGGCCGTCACCGGCTGGGAAGCCGCGAACGCCGGCGAGCTGGCCGAAATCCGGTCGCGGTTGGACAGTGCCTCGGTGCCGTACAAGGAAGGCACCCCCGACGAGCTGGCCGACCGCCGCGTCGACGAGCTGATCAGCTTCGACGACCCGTCCGGCAACACCCAGGAGGTGTTCCACGGCGTCGCGTTGCAGCACCGGCGCGTGGTGAGCCCGTACGGCCACAAGTTCGTCACCGGCGAGCAGGGCCTCGGCCACGTCGTCTTGTCCACAAAGGACGACGAGGCGTCGCTGCGGTTCTACCGGGACGTCCTCGGCTTCCGGCTGCGCGACTCGATGCGCCTGCCGCCGCAGATGGTCGGGCGGCCCGCCGACGGACCGCCCGCGTGGCTGCGGTTCTTCGGCTGCAATCCACGCCACCACAGCCTGGCGTTCCTGCCGATGCCGACGCCGAGCGGGATCGTGCACCTGATGGTCGAGGTGGAGAACACCGACGACGTCGGCCTGTGCCTCGACCGCGCGATCCGGCGGAAGGTACCGATGTCGGCCACGCTCGGCCGGCACGTCAACGACCTGATGCTGTCCTTCTACATGAAGACCCCGGGCGGCTTCGACGTCGAGTTCGGCTGCGAAGGCCGCCAGGTCGACGACGACAACTGGATCGCGCGCGAGAGCACCGCGGTTTCGCTGTGGGGCCACGACTTCTCGGTCGGCGCGCGGCCGCCCGGCTCATGA
- a CDS encoding ferredoxin--NADP reductase: MAERFYTLTVADVVVETPDARSVVFEIPDEHADAFSYTAGQFLTLRIPSDRTGSVARCYSLSSAPHENRVQVTVKRTDGGYGSSWICSSLKPGMQVDVLAPAGVFCLTSVDEDFLLFAAGSGITPVMAILKTALEEGSGRVVLVYANRDERSVIFADELRSLAKRYGDRLVVVHWLESVQGLPDVAQLRGLASAYTSHEAFLCGPAPFMAAVREALGQLGVPRERVHVEKFTSLTGNPFESGEPEPEVESDEAPASLTVTLDGDTRSLAWPRRRKLLDRLLDEGMDAPYSCREGQCSACACRIVSGEVKMLHNEVLDAEDIADGIVLACQSLPVTDEVSISYE, encoded by the coding sequence ATGGCTGAGCGGTTCTACACGCTGACGGTCGCCGACGTCGTCGTCGAGACACCGGACGCGCGGTCGGTGGTGTTCGAAATTCCCGACGAGCACGCTGACGCGTTTTCCTATACGGCGGGCCAGTTCCTGACGTTGCGGATCCCGAGCGACCGGACGGGTTCGGTGGCGCGGTGCTACTCGCTTTCGAGCGCGCCGCACGAGAACCGCGTGCAGGTGACGGTCAAGCGGACCGACGGCGGTTACGGCTCGAGCTGGATCTGCTCGTCCTTGAAACCGGGGATGCAGGTCGACGTGCTGGCACCGGCAGGCGTGTTCTGCCTCACGTCGGTGGACGAGGACTTCCTGCTGTTCGCCGCCGGCAGCGGCATCACGCCGGTGATGGCGATCCTCAAGACGGCCCTGGAGGAGGGCTCCGGCCGGGTGGTCCTGGTCTACGCGAACCGCGACGAACGCTCGGTGATCTTCGCCGACGAGCTGCGGTCGCTGGCGAAGCGGTACGGCGACCGCCTGGTCGTCGTGCACTGGCTGGAAAGCGTCCAGGGGCTGCCGGACGTCGCGCAGCTGCGGGGGCTGGCCTCGGCGTACACGTCGCACGAGGCGTTCCTGTGCGGGCCGGCGCCGTTCATGGCCGCCGTCCGGGAAGCGCTCGGGCAGCTCGGCGTGCCGCGGGAACGGGTGCACGTCGAGAAGTTCACGTCGCTGACCGGGAACCCCTTCGAGTCCGGTGAGCCGGAGCCCGAGGTCGAATCCGATGAGGCACCGGCGTCGCTGACGGTGACCCTCGACGGGGACACGCGGTCGTTGGCGTGGCCGCGGCGGCGGAAGCTCCTGGACCGCCTCCTGGACGAAGGCATGGACGCGCCGTACTCGTGCCGCGAGGGACAATGCAGTGCGTGCGCGTGCCGGATCGTCTCGGGCGAGGTGAAGATGCTGCACAACGAGGTCCTGGACGCCGAGGACATCGCCGACGGCATCGTGCTGGCCTGCCAGTCCCTGCCGGTCACCGACGAGGTCTCGATCAGCTACGAATAG
- the hsaA gene encoding 3-hydroxy-9,10-secoandrosta-1,3,5(10)-triene-9,17-dione monooxygenase oxygenase subunit: MSEQVIAGVRDLLPVLRERAQDTEDARRVPEESVKALQETGFFKLLQPKLHGGFETDPVSFYTAVKLIASACGSTGWVASILGVHPWHVALFDAQAQQEVWGEDQDVRISSSYAPMGKAEVVEGGYRLSGRWSFSSGSDHCTWVLLGGPAFKDGKPVDFCTYLLPIADYSIVDVWDTIGLRGTGSNDIVVEDVFVPQHRALSFIATSKCKVPGQAVNPGPLYRLPYGSVHPTTITAPIIGMAQGAYDAHVEHQGKRVRAAYAGEQSKEDPFTKVRIAEAASEIDAAWLQLTRNIEELYELAKREERLPVDLRLRVRRDQVRGTERAIAAIDRLFENSGGRAIQRGTPIQRFWRDAHAGRVHAANDAERAYVMYGTGAFGLPVENAMY, translated from the coding sequence ATGAGCGAGCAGGTGATCGCCGGGGTCCGGGACCTCCTGCCGGTCCTGCGGGAACGGGCCCAGGACACCGAGGACGCGCGACGCGTCCCCGAGGAGTCCGTCAAGGCCCTGCAGGAGACCGGGTTCTTCAAGCTGCTGCAGCCGAAGCTCCACGGGGGCTTCGAAACCGACCCGGTGAGCTTCTACACCGCGGTCAAGCTGATCGCGAGCGCGTGCGGGTCCACCGGCTGGGTCGCCTCCATCCTCGGCGTCCACCCGTGGCACGTGGCCCTGTTCGACGCGCAGGCGCAGCAGGAGGTCTGGGGCGAAGACCAGGACGTGCGGATTTCCTCGTCGTACGCGCCGATGGGCAAGGCCGAGGTCGTCGAGGGCGGCTACCGCCTTTCGGGCCGGTGGAGCTTCTCCTCCGGCAGCGACCACTGCACGTGGGTGCTGCTCGGGGGACCCGCGTTCAAGGACGGCAAGCCGGTCGACTTCTGCACCTACCTGCTGCCCATCGCCGACTACTCCATTGTGGACGTCTGGGACACGATCGGCCTCCGTGGCACCGGCTCGAACGACATCGTCGTCGAGGACGTCTTCGTGCCGCAGCACCGGGCGCTGAGCTTCATCGCGACGTCGAAGTGCAAGGTGCCGGGCCAGGCCGTCAACCCCGGTCCGCTGTACCGCCTTCCGTACGGTTCGGTGCACCCGACCACGATCACCGCGCCGATCATCGGCATGGCGCAGGGCGCCTACGACGCGCACGTCGAGCACCAGGGCAAGCGCGTCCGGGCCGCGTACGCCGGCGAGCAGTCCAAAGAGGACCCGTTCACCAAGGTGCGGATCGCCGAGGCGGCCAGCGAGATCGACGCCGCCTGGCTGCAGCTGACGCGCAACATCGAGGAGCTGTACGAGCTCGCCAAGCGCGAAGAGCGGCTGCCCGTGGACCTGCGGCTGCGCGTCCGGCGCGACCAGGTGCGCGGCACCGAACGCGCGATCGCCGCGATCGACCGGCTCTTCGAGAACTCCGGCGGCCGCGCGATCCAGCGCGGCACGCCGATCCAGCGCTTCTGGCGCGACGCGCACGCCGGCCGCGTCCACGCGGCCAACGACGCCGAGCGAGCGTACGTCATGTACGGCACCGGTGCCTTCGGGCTCCCCGTCGAGAACGCGATGTACTGA
- the hsaD gene encoding 4,5:9,10-diseco-3-hydroxy-5,9,17-trioxoandrosta-1(10),2-diene-4-oate hydrolase: protein MAAPEGKYVQAGSLKLHYHEAGAEHAETVILLHGGGPGASAWSNFGRNLPEFAKHYRTIAVDQPGFGRSDKPAEHPQYFRHSADAVVGLMDALGIERAHFVGNSLGGGAAVRLALNHGKRAGRLVLMGPGGLSVNLFAPDPTEGVKNLGKFGAHPSRERMEAFLRIMVHDQALVTDELIDERFAAANTPKSLAAMRAMGKSFAQPGTYEEGMLWREAHRLRQRVLLIWGREDRVNPLDGALVALKTIPRAQLHVFGGCGHWAQLEKFDEFNRLALDFLGSS, encoded by the coding sequence ATGGCCGCTCCCGAAGGCAAGTACGTCCAGGCCGGTTCGCTGAAGCTGCACTACCACGAGGCCGGCGCCGAGCACGCCGAGACGGTGATCCTGCTGCACGGCGGCGGGCCCGGCGCGTCGGCGTGGAGCAACTTCGGGCGCAACCTGCCGGAGTTCGCCAAGCACTACCGGACAATCGCCGTCGACCAGCCCGGCTTCGGGCGGTCCGACAAGCCGGCCGAGCACCCGCAGTACTTCCGGCACAGCGCCGACGCCGTCGTCGGCCTGATGGACGCCTTGGGGATCGAACGCGCCCACTTCGTCGGGAACTCCCTGGGCGGGGGCGCGGCGGTGCGGCTGGCGCTGAACCACGGCAAGCGTGCCGGGCGGCTGGTGCTGATGGGGCCGGGCGGGCTGAGCGTCAACCTCTTCGCGCCCGATCCGACCGAAGGCGTCAAGAACCTCGGCAAGTTCGGCGCGCACCCCAGCCGCGAGCGGATGGAAGCCTTCCTCCGCATCATGGTCCACGACCAGGCGCTGGTCACCGACGAGCTGATCGACGAACGCTTCGCCGCCGCGAACACCCCGAAGTCCCTGGCCGCGATGCGCGCGATGGGGAAGTCCTTCGCGCAGCCCGGCACCTACGAAGAAGGCATGCTCTGGCGCGAAGCCCACCGCCTCCGCCAGCGCGTGCTCCTGATCTGGGGACGCGAGGACCGCGTCAACCCCCTGGACGGTGCCCTGGTGGCACTCAAGACGATTCCGCGCGCGCAGCTGCACGTGTTCGGCGGTTGCGGGCACTGGGCCCAGCTGGAGAAGTTCGACGAGTTCAACCGGCTGGCCCTCGACTTCCTCGGGAGTTCCTGA
- a CDS encoding riboflavin kinase yields the protein MPEYFVVRGAVESGDQRGRELGFPTANIALRDQDGSLGDGVWAGWVRRADGTHVPAAISVGRRPTYYGADGYRLLEAHLLDFTGDLYGETLVVWLGTHLRQQEKYASAEDLITALKNDIAAATRWTADHPAASLPEAGESALGEVRRITD from the coding sequence ATGCCGGAATACTTCGTGGTGCGCGGAGCGGTCGAATCGGGCGACCAGCGGGGCCGCGAGCTGGGCTTTCCCACGGCCAACATCGCCCTGCGCGACCAGGACGGCTCCCTCGGCGACGGCGTCTGGGCGGGCTGGGTCCGCCGGGCGGACGGCACGCACGTGCCGGCGGCGATCTCGGTGGGCAGGCGCCCGACGTACTACGGCGCGGACGGGTACCGCCTGCTGGAGGCCCACCTCCTGGACTTCACGGGTGACCTGTACGGGGAGACGCTGGTGGTGTGGCTCGGGACACACCTGCGGCAGCAGGAGAAGTACGCCTCGGCGGAGGACCTGATCACGGCGCTGAAGAACGACATCGCGGCGGCCACCCGCTGGACGGCGGACCACCCGGCCGCTTCCCTCCCGGAGGCCGGCGAGAGCGCCTTGGGCGAGGTCCGGCGGATCACGGACTGA
- a CDS encoding DUF5134 domain-containing protein, which produces MVVDWALTAVFAALVLPCVLRLVRLDYARLGHGVRHGDLAELLLVVAMVAMVSPVGGPIPAAGWQAVLALTTGWFAVAWWRGRSCCAHHALSAAAMFYMVTAMPHGGAGHGPWLNMSTMDSRLALPLIAVAAAGYFVVDAAWSGVLVVRGSPIAGAVSGSGSGQASRAVCRAAMGAGMGYLLLASAL; this is translated from the coding sequence ATGGTGGTCGACTGGGCGCTCACGGCGGTGTTCGCGGCGCTGGTGCTGCCGTGCGTGCTGCGCCTGGTCCGCCTCGACTACGCGCGGCTGGGCCACGGAGTGCGCCACGGCGACCTGGCGGAGCTGCTGCTGGTGGTGGCGATGGTGGCGATGGTCTCCCCGGTTGGCGGCCCGATCCCGGCGGCGGGCTGGCAGGCGGTGCTGGCGCTGACGACGGGCTGGTTCGCCGTCGCCTGGTGGCGCGGCCGGTCGTGCTGCGCCCACCACGCCCTGTCGGCGGCGGCGATGTTCTACATGGTGACGGCGATGCCCCACGGCGGAGCGGGCCACGGGCCGTGGCTGAACATGTCCACAATGGACTCGCGGTTGGCGTTGCCGCTGATCGCGGTGGCGGCGGCGGGGTACTTCGTGGTCGACGCCGCGTGGTCCGGAGTGCTGGTGGTGCGAGGCTCGCCGATCGCGGGAGCGGTCTCGGGCTCTGGTTCCGGGCAGGCTTCGCGCGCGGTGTGCCGGGCGGCGATGGGAGCCGGCATGGGCTACCTGCTGCTGGCCTCGGCCCTGTGA
- a CDS encoding FAD-binding protein: protein MDALVADVVIVGFGAAGACAALEAADAGADVVVVERFAGGGASAVSGGVVYAGGGTRQQLDAGVDDSVDAMYAYLRLETGDVVSEATLRRFCEGSREMITWLEDNGVPFEGSLCPYKTSYPSDDHYLYYSGSESAGGFRDAAKPAPRGHRVKGPGTSGKMLMARLKAAVRARGIRVLTQTTARTLIRDAEGRVTGLVVDTLGDAPAGVRAQHQRFAQFAAKPGIYIPSLRKSLHRRVERFERAHGRELRISARRGVVLAAGGFIADREMVREHAPAYRGGLPLGTSADNGSGIRMGVEAGAATGELGRISAWRFVTPPSAFLGGIIVDADGRRVIDESRYGAAVGEKLIEDHGSKGWLLVDAPIVAEARRDGRKQSQWFQWLQLRYLLRRGRVVGATLGEVARKAGIAIEGLKASVEAYHGAVDPMGKPAEFARRLENPPFSLIDISVRPNLGYPTPMLTLGGLVVDEETGAVRSTAGEPILGLYAAGRTAVGICSRSYVSGLSLADCVFSGRRAGINSALAQGVLDKNENVF, encoded by the coding sequence ATGGACGCACTCGTCGCGGACGTGGTCATCGTGGGGTTCGGGGCGGCCGGCGCCTGTGCTGCTCTCGAGGCGGCCGACGCGGGCGCCGACGTCGTCGTCGTCGAGCGCTTCGCCGGTGGGGGCGCCAGCGCGGTCAGCGGCGGGGTCGTCTACGCCGGCGGCGGAACCCGCCAGCAGCTCGACGCCGGCGTCGATGACTCCGTCGACGCGATGTACGCCTACCTGCGGCTCGAAACCGGTGACGTCGTCTCCGAAGCGACGCTGCGCCGGTTCTGCGAGGGCAGCCGGGAGATGATCACCTGGCTGGAGGACAACGGCGTGCCGTTCGAAGGCAGCCTCTGCCCGTACAAGACGTCGTACCCCAGTGACGACCACTACCTCTACTACTCCGGCAGCGAGTCCGCCGGCGGGTTCCGCGACGCGGCGAAGCCGGCCCCGCGCGGCCACCGCGTCAAGGGCCCCGGGACCTCGGGGAAGATGCTGATGGCCCGGCTCAAGGCGGCCGTGCGCGCCCGCGGCATCCGCGTGCTGACGCAGACGACCGCCCGGACCCTGATCCGCGACGCCGAAGGCCGCGTCACCGGGCTCGTCGTCGACACCCTCGGCGACGCCCCCGCGGGGGTGCGGGCCCAGCACCAGCGCTTCGCCCAGTTTGCGGCGAAGCCCGGGATCTACATCCCGTCGCTGCGCAAGTCGCTGCACCGCCGGGTCGAGCGCTTCGAGCGCGCGCACGGCCGTGAGCTGCGGATTTCCGCGCGGCGCGGGGTCGTGCTCGCCGCGGGCGGGTTCATCGCCGACCGCGAGATGGTGCGCGAGCACGCCCCCGCCTACCGCGGCGGCCTCCCGCTCGGCACGTCCGCCGACAACGGCTCGGGCATCCGGATGGGCGTCGAAGCCGGGGCGGCGACCGGGGAACTGGGCCGGATCTCGGCGTGGCGGTTCGTCACGCCGCCCAGCGCGTTCCTCGGCGGGATCATCGTCGACGCCGACGGGCGGCGGGTCATCGACGAATCCCGCTACGGCGCCGCGGTCGGGGAAAAGCTCATCGAGGACCACGGGAGCAAGGGCTGGCTGCTCGTCGACGCGCCGATCGTGGCCGAGGCGCGCCGGGACGGCCGCAAGCAAAGCCAGTGGTTCCAATGGCTTCAGCTGCGGTACCTGCTGCGCCGCGGCCGGGTCGTCGGCGCGACACTGGGCGAGGTCGCGCGCAAGGCCGGGATCGCCATCGAGGGGCTCAAGGCGAGCGTCGAGGCCTACCACGGCGCCGTGGACCCGATGGGCAAGCCCGCCGAGTTCGCGCGGCGGCTGGAGAACCCGCCGTTCTCGCTCATCGATATTTCGGTGCGGCCGAACCTCGGGTATCCCACGCCGATGCTCACCCTCGGCGGGCTGGTGGTCGACGAGGAGACGGGCGCGGTGCGGAGCACGGCGGGGGAGCCGATCCTCGGGCTGTACGCGGCCGGCCGCACCGCCGTGGGAATCTGTTCCAGGTCGTACGTGAGCGGTCTCTCGCTGGCCGACTGCGTTTTTTCCGGCCGCAGGGCGGGGATCAACAGTGCCCTGGCGCAGGGCGTTCTCGACAAAAACGAGAACGTGTTCTAG
- a CDS encoding Rieske 2Fe-2S domain-containing protein gives MTQDSVRTIYAGEPPTRYARGWHCLGLARNFRDGKPHAITAFGTKLVVFADSRGELHVLDGYCRHMGGDLTQGTVKGDEVACPFHDWRWSGTGKCVSIPYAKRVPLRARTRSWTTEERNGQLLLWHDPEGNPPPEELAIPRIEADGSAEWSNWTWDEIFIDGSNCREIIDNVVDMAHFFYIHYAYPTYFKNVFEGHIATQYLNTKGRPDMGMASNYGGEENLLRSEASYFGPSYMINKLVNSFQGYEIESVLINCHYPVTPTSFVLQYGMKVRKPPGISDEHADKIAAKLARGIGAGFLQDVEIWKHKTQIDNPLLCEEDGPVYQLRRWYQQFYVDVADVSEDMTQRFEFEVDTSKANEAWAAEVAENLARQKTEAEV, from the coding sequence ATGACGCAGGACTCGGTACGCACCATCTACGCCGGCGAGCCGCCGACCCGGTACGCCCGCGGCTGGCACTGCCTCGGCCTGGCGCGGAACTTCCGCGACGGGAAACCGCACGCGATCACGGCGTTCGGCACGAAGCTCGTCGTGTTCGCCGACTCGCGCGGCGAGCTGCACGTGCTCGACGGCTACTGCCGGCACATGGGCGGCGACCTCACCCAGGGCACGGTCAAGGGCGACGAAGTCGCCTGCCCGTTCCACGACTGGCGCTGGAGCGGCACGGGCAAGTGCGTCTCGATCCCCTACGCCAAGCGGGTTCCGCTGCGGGCGCGGACGCGGTCGTGGACGACGGAGGAGCGCAACGGGCAGCTGCTCCTGTGGCACGACCCCGAGGGCAACCCGCCGCCCGAGGAGCTGGCGATCCCGCGGATCGAAGCCGACGGCAGCGCCGAGTGGAGCAACTGGACCTGGGACGAGATCTTCATCGACGGCTCCAACTGCCGGGAGATCATCGACAACGTCGTGGACATGGCGCACTTCTTCTACATCCACTACGCCTACCCGACGTACTTCAAGAACGTGTTCGAAGGCCACATCGCCACGCAGTACCTCAACACCAAGGGCCGCCCGGACATGGGCATGGCGTCGAACTACGGCGGCGAGGAAAACCTCCTGCGGTCGGAAGCGTCGTACTTCGGGCCGTCCTACATGATCAACAAGCTGGTGAACTCGTTCCAGGGTTACGAGATCGAGAGCGTGCTGATCAACTGCCACTACCCCGTCACGCCGACGTCGTTCGTGCTGCAGTACGGGATGAAGGTGCGCAAGCCGCCGGGCATCTCCGACGAGCACGCGGACAAGATCGCCGCGAAGCTGGCCCGCGGGATCGGGGCCGGGTTCCTGCAGGACGTCGAGATCTGGAAGCACAAGACGCAGATCGACAACCCGCTGCTGTGCGAAGAGGACGGTCCGGTCTACCAGCTCCGCCGGTGGTACCAGCAGTTCTACGTCGACGTCGCCGACGTCAGCGAGGACATGACCCAGCGCTTCGAGTTCGAAGTGGACACTTCCAAGGCGAACGAGGCTTGGGCGGCGGAGGTGGCCGAGAACCTGGCGCGGCAGAAGACCGAGGCGGAAGTGTGA
- a CDS encoding MaoC/PaaZ C-terminal domain-containing protein: MPINPDVAIGAEIGEVSFAWTSSDVLLYHLALGAGPDEPRYTYEQDLVVLPTFATVAANLRVFDPPAVSFPGVEIDLAKVLHGKQEVTLHRPIPTEGKAVARSRIADVFDKGKAAVVVQEVAVTSSAGDPLWTARSSIFARGEGGFGGSRGPSDRIEWPTRSPDLVLETPTLPQQALLYRLCGDRNPLHADPAFARAAGFERPILHGLCTYGIVARVLVNEFLDGDPARVASFAAKFAGVVFPGETLRIRVWRSEDRLLVTTSAVERDDAPVLADTVLSTI, translated from the coding sequence GTGCCCATCAACCCGGACGTCGCGATCGGCGCCGAGATCGGCGAGGTGAGCTTCGCCTGGACGTCGTCGGACGTGCTGCTCTACCACCTCGCGCTGGGCGCGGGGCCGGACGAGCCGCGGTACACCTACGAACAGGACCTCGTGGTGCTGCCGACGTTCGCGACGGTCGCGGCGAACCTGCGCGTGTTCGACCCGCCGGCGGTGTCGTTCCCCGGGGTGGAGATCGACCTGGCGAAGGTGCTGCACGGCAAGCAGGAAGTCACGCTGCACCGGCCGATTCCCACCGAGGGCAAGGCGGTGGCCCGGTCGCGGATCGCCGACGTCTTCGACAAGGGCAAGGCGGCGGTGGTGGTCCAGGAGGTCGCGGTCACGTCGTCGGCCGGCGATCCACTGTGGACGGCCCGGTCGAGCATCTTCGCCCGTGGTGAGGGCGGTTTCGGCGGGTCGCGGGGGCCTTCGGACCGGATCGAGTGGCCTACGCGTTCGCCTGATCTTGTTCTCGAGACGCCGACCTTGCCGCAGCAGGCCCTGCTGTACCGGCTGTGCGGCGACCGGAACCCGCTGCACGCCGACCCCGCGTTCGCCCGTGCGGCCGGGTTCGAGCGGCCGATCCTGCACGGGCTGTGCACGTACGGGATCGTGGCGCGGGTGCTGGTGAACGAGTTCCTGGACGGCGACCCGGCCCGGGTGGCGTCCTTCGCGGCGAAGTTCGCCGGCGTGGTGTTCCCGGGCGAGACGCTGCGGATCCGGGTGTGGCGCTCGGAGGACCGGCTGCTGGTCACGACGTCGGCGGTCGAACGGGACGACGCGCCGGTGCTGGCGGACACGGTGCTGTCCACGATCTGA